Proteins encoded in a region of the Lysobacterales bacterium genome:
- a CDS encoding putative glycolipid-binding domain-containing protein, with translation MNLLIALLTLGLLHAAAQVPAHDKESAMSAPTRSARTYVWHREMDAGSHEHAVVFSEGQRLRIEGRILAVDAGTPIEVHYTLQTNADGISQSLQLRLADAEGERRLSLWHDGQGNWWRDGEPALELAGCLDIDLGLSPSTNALPLARLRRDHTREAEIRAAWVRFPGLRVEPALQAYRQLDDTQWRYLNVASGFSAELEIDDWSLPRHYAGIWRLIGRHDGPIELAGQGFSDALIATAPHESLGQVSDDFSWLVGGWQAEVRDFDADGSTRIGVGEWWFSWVLEGRAMQDVWISPPRAARGDTSQGATAALSASSNRYGTTLRTFEHARGSWRIRWTNPVSGAENQLEGRRKNDRIVLLGKIDGVLHRWQFIDISDDRFTWQGYQLQADGEHWALTAQFDLRRIR, from the coding sequence ATGAACCTTCTGATCGCGCTGCTCACCCTTGGACTCCTGCATGCCGCAGCCCAAGTTCCCGCCCACGACAAGGAAAGCGCCATGTCCGCACCGACCCGCAGCGCACGCACCTACGTCTGGCATCGCGAGATGGATGCCGGCAGTCACGAGCATGCCGTGGTCTTCAGCGAGGGCCAACGGCTGCGCATCGAAGGCCGCATTCTTGCAGTCGATGCCGGTACTCCCATCGAGGTGCACTACACCCTGCAGACCAACGCCGACGGCATCAGCCAGTCCCTGCAGCTTCGACTGGCCGATGCTGAAGGCGAGCGTCGGCTCAGCCTGTGGCATGACGGCCAGGGCAACTGGTGGCGCGACGGTGAACCCGCGCTCGAACTTGCGGGATGCCTCGATATCGATTTGGGCCTGAGCCCAAGCACCAATGCTCTGCCACTGGCGCGTCTGCGACGCGACCACACCCGTGAGGCCGAGATTCGTGCCGCATGGGTCCGCTTTCCGGGCCTGCGTGTGGAGCCTGCCTTGCAAGCCTATCGGCAGCTAGATGACACACAGTGGCGATACCTGAATGTGGCAAGTGGCTTCAGTGCGGAGCTTGAAATCGATGACTGGTCGCTGCCGCGTCACTACGCCGGCATTTGGCGATTGATCGGTCGTCACGACGGTCCGATCGAGCTCGCTGGGCAAGGGTTTTCCGACGCATTGATCGCGACCGCACCGCATGAATCGCTCGGTCAGGTCAGCGATGACTTTTCCTGGCTGGTTGGGGGGTGGCAGGCCGAAGTTCGCGATTTCGACGCCGACGGCAGCACCCGTATCGGCGTCGGCGAGTGGTGGTTCTCCTGGGTGCTCGAGGGCCGCGCCATGCAGGATGTATGGATCTCTCCTCCGCGCGCCGCGCGCGGCGACACGTCCCAGGGCGCGACTGCCGCACTCAGCGCATCCAGCAACCGCTACGGCACGACCTTGCGAACGTTCGAGCACGCTCGTGGCAGCTGGCGCATCCGCTGGACCAATCCCGTCAGCGGTGCCGAGAATCAGCTGGAAGGTCGCCGAAAGAACGATCGGATCGTACTGCTCGGCAAGATCGACGGCGTGCTGCATCGCTGGCAATTCATCGATATCAGCGACGACCGTTTCACTTGGCAGGGCTACCAACTGCAGGCGGACGGCGAGCATTGGGCGTTGACAGCGCAGTTTGATCTGCGGCGCATTCGGTGA
- a CDS encoding transposase: MARQPRLDLPGIPQHIVQRGNNRLPCFLDDTDRACYRHLLREALLATGCTLHAYVLMDNHVHLLATPPEVGATACLMQQLGRRYVGQFNARHARTGTLWEGRYKACLVDSEHYLLRCSRYIDLNPVRARMTDDPAAFPWSSCAGLCGLREDPLLTPHPFQQAIGADHYRALLAEAISDEDLAAIRLYLQQQRAYGRDDFRAMVEAKTQRFASARPAHRPARSKNATG; this comes from the coding sequence ATGGCCCGCCAACCTCGACTCGACCTGCCCGGCATTCCGCAGCACATCGTGCAGCGTGGAAACAATCGCCTTCCCTGCTTCCTCGACGACACCGATCGCGCCTGCTATCGCCATCTGTTGCGGGAGGCGCTGCTCGCCACGGGCTGCACGCTGCACGCCTATGTACTGATGGACAACCACGTCCACCTGTTGGCAACGCCGCCCGAAGTGGGTGCCACAGCTTGCCTGATGCAACAGCTCGGCCGGCGCTATGTCGGGCAGTTCAACGCGCGCCATGCGCGCACCGGAACGCTCTGGGAAGGTCGGTACAAGGCCTGCCTGGTCGATAGCGAACACTATCTTCTGCGCTGCAGCCGCTACATCGACCTGAACCCCGTCCGCGCCCGCATGACGGACGACCCTGCCGCATTTCCGTGGTCGAGCTGCGCGGGCCTGTGCGGGCTCCGCGAGGATCCGCTGCTGACCCCGCACCCCTTCCAGCAAGCGATCGGTGCAGACCACTATCGCGCCCTGCTCGCCGAGGCGATCAGCGACGAAGACCTGGCCGCGATCCGGCTCTACCTGCAGCAGCAACGCGCCTACGGCCGCGACGACTTTCGAGCGATGGTCGAAGCCAAAACCCAGCGCTTCGCCAGCGCGCGGCCGGCACATCGGCCGGCCAGATCAAAGAACGCGACCGGGTAA